A stretch of DNA from Echeneis naucrates chromosome 3, fEcheNa1.1, whole genome shotgun sequence:
CTACTGACCCTGGGTGTGCTAATTCAACTATAACTACtcttaatttgtgtgtttttcataaatCTTCTGTGAAAAAATCTCTCAATATAATTTTCAGGGACTCAGGAAAGATGGTTTGAGATGATGCAGAGATTGAAAAGCCCCTTGAGCCAAATTTGCGTATTGTGATATATACAATAAAGCTGCCAGCCGACTAAGTTTTCTCTTGAAATGTTGTGGCAGCAAATTATCCTATCTCCAGCTTGCGTAAAGGTGACTGTCTCACACACTCGCACTACTGAAGATGGAGATCAAAGATGATTAGTCTACATCAGGGGTCAGCAACCCGCGgctctttcatctctctgccgtggctccctgtggctttgagaaaataatgtgattaaATAATAGctatttaatttcattacattttatttcatcttctaatcatcttcaaccgcttattcGTTTCCGGgctgtggggggtgctggagccaatcccagctcacactggctgagggcggtgtcaccctggacaggttgtcaaTCCACtgctgggccaacacacagagacagacagagaccaacaaccactcacactcacacctacggacagtttagagtcaccagttaacccgaacatgatgtctttaaatggtgggaggaaacccatgcagacaaggggagaacgtgcaaactccgcacaggaAGGTCcaaggcctgggaatcaaacctgtgaccttcttattgtggagcagcagcgctaaccacaatgctCCTGTGCTGCCCtaaatttttattgattttttttttcaatgtaatagttatgattctagagatttaggtgatcttgCAACATTgtgcaaaacttttttttttatattttgtctaTCTAAATATACGTCCCATCTTGTTTGTGTCACATGTTGCCGACAggttggttatttatttatttatttttttttttgagttctCGACTCCCTGTAAGCTAAGTTAGATTTTGTGCctccaggtgggttttttttggtgggaATCACccccaaatggctcttttaatgctgaaagTTGAAGGATGAGAGGGGTCTTCTTGAAACTGGTCATTTTTAATGCAGTCGTATAGAGAATGCATTTGTgagaataatattttttttccccttccagcATTCTTGGGATGACATTGAACATGAAACTGGTCCTGGCAGGGGGGAAGGGCGTGCTCTGAGGGACCAAGCCCCCAGGGCTAGAGCTGAAAAGGGTCACAGTGCTCAATGTTAAAGGTTCTTTTCTGTGGGACAGAGGACATGTAGTgaacatttattatattttattatttttttatttattttttcataaatgaTACCAACTGATACCAAAGgttttttataaaaatttgGATTAAATATGAATTGCATTACAATGAAAGCCTTCAAACTGCTTGGCCTGAGAACTGGATCAATCACAGTTGATCGGGCTGCAGTAGAGGCACTTAGAGGCATACAGAGGCCACTGGAAAGCCTAATGGACACCATTTTCCCCTGGCTACATGAACTACAGTTGTTGGTGGCAGAGAACTCTCTGTCGTGACCATTCATCTTAAGTGTAACCTGTCAAATTAATTGCTAATCATCATGAATGCAAAAGCTTAAATGTGTCTCTCAGGCTGTTAGAGAATCACACTGAGGCTCAGGCCAAGATTTACTGTCACAATTACATCCAGCACTTTCACTATTCGTGGCACTTTGCTCCACTTCACCTCAAGATGTGGAGCAGATGAAGGAACATGCAAAGCTCATTTTATAGTAATTGATCATTTTTCTTCCCAATCAGCTGGTCAGTGAACACGAAAAGACATCCAGTTAAAGAAGTCTAAATCTGCAGTTTATCTGCCAACTTTTCAATATTATATCTGTACAACATTGTGATGATGTGATTCCACAGTGGCACAGAGCTCTGTAGTACCCACTGCTCCATTTCAGACACATTCACCACTTTGTTCAAAAGCCAGAGAAATGTATTctgtaaaaacatttcaggTAGCTTTTGTTGGGCCACAGCCCATTCAGGAAATGGATGAGACAACATGCTCCTTCATTCCAAAGAAAAAGGAGGGTCAGTTGAACTCTCTCCCTCAGATTTTCACACCAATGTTAGAAAACTCAGGAGCAGCAAGCAGATACTGGTCAGTGTATAAAGTGTGACCCAGGTCTACGAAGACCCTTGCTACTATTTTGCTCTTTTGCCTCTTGGCTTGGATCCTCTCTCTTGGATTCTCTCTTCTGCCTCAGTGGTCTCTCTTGGCCTTCACTTCCCCCACGACTCTTTACTGTCCTCTGTCCAGGTAGCAATGCAAAGTCCTGCCTAAGATTCCTAAGAGCTAACAAGGTAAACCCCAGCAAATCTGACACATCCTCCTGTTGTTTCCTTCAAGCATTAAGCATCAAGTTAGTATCAACTGCTACCTTAATGGCAACACCGGCACCACGGACAACTTGAGGAACTTAATCCAAGTACTTaaacctgcagctctggacaTTGGACATTGGACAAAGCACAGGGAAGAACAGCTGCTTGTCCTAAGACTGGGCAGTGTTCATTGGGCCAACCTTGCATAAAACGCATAAAAGAGCAGGACTGTTAACCGTTGAACATGTAAATGTGGATTTGGTTACTATTTCTATTTGAGACTGAACCCAAACCATGACAGACTTATGGCAAAGACTTGTATCTGTTTAGGTTGTTGGTGTGTCACAGCAGAAGTTGATGTTAGCATGTTCACACATACTAAAGCACACCACCAGCCTTGGATGCTAACTAACCCTCCccttttttaactttaaattacTGCGGCTGGCCTTAAACAAAGGACCACAGGGAACATGCGGCtccagcagccattttgtttggAAGATAAGATGCAATGACTTTATTGTCACTAAATATGATAATATAGTGAAAGCGGTCTCCCGGCAACACTGAAAAAAGAgcacacatttacatacataaatattaatgtatGTTGCACTACCtattcattcacacaaaacaaTGTATACATGATATACACATGCACGAGTAATAAATGATTGCACAGGTAAATATGAAAGTCTTACTGACGAGCGAGAGTGAGTTGTAGTTGTATATAGTTACATATTAGACCAGCATTTGTGTTGtcgttttatgtttttttttttcatttgtttgtttgtttttgttgctttgttataaatgcttttaaatataACCGGTCAATTTAATATTGTTTATCTCTTCTCTGAAGAAGTTCAAATCCTTCTATGTTATTACCAATTTATCTGTAGTTACTAAGTTCACTACGAGTCAGAGATCTAAAGTAATAGCATTTCATGAGAATTAATTGTTGATTTggctatttccttttttatcgCGGTACAAGGAGGTTACCATTAGTATTTTGAATATTAATAAATGCCCAACAATagttaaagcaaaaataaataaataaataaataaataaaatgttcagcGTAAATATGGTGGACTCCAATTAtttagcttttaaaaaaaataacattctGGATTTATATAAGGCATGAGGTTTTGTTGGGTATGtttttaacaatttatttaGCTCCCACTTTGGAAATTGAAAGTGTCACTCACaggcctttttttattttgaaacaggcAGTCTTgagaataaatgtatttatgtatttatgattAGTTATGGAGTTattctaattttttttctttctttgttttttttttttttttgttttgtttttttttttttttacaagaaattACTTCAAAACAAGcttctgtgcatttttgtgcatttgcttttcttccacaatgaatgaatgaattgttcaGGAGTACATGTAGATTTCTTCTGTGCAGTAACTTCCCAGGCAAAAGCCTATCTGACTGAGCCCTGCTAGCTGAAGGATaatgctgtcaaaaaaaaaaagaaagggagttCGATGACCCCATGCAGGTGATTTCTCCATCCCAACACCATTAGTTCACATCGAATGAACCATTTTGTCCTTCTCTATGTGTTTGAGCACAGTGGAGCATCAGATCATGCTGTTTCCTTCTTAGGTTTGCAGTGGTTGTTACCTTTATCTCAGGCTTCCATGGAGGATTTGTTTTCATGGGATTCCTCATATCAAACTGCTTACTCTTGTGGAAGATGTAGAGTAGCTGGCAAACATCCCTGCTAAACAGAGGATCTGTGATCACCCTACAGTACATGCATTTATGGCAATGTAATTATTACTGCAGGgcattttttatatatctgtgatataattaaaattatttgcacATGCCAGACATTGAGCTTTCTACTGGATCTTTCTCTCACGGCCCTCACAATTCATGATGCATTGAGGACAGAATATGAATTCATTGTGATTTACTGGTAATATTAAATACACTACGATGCAACCTTTTGTGTTATTAATTAAATTACCCTTGcgatgaaaagaaaatgctgtttgctgtttcaaTATCACACATCTCAGGTTTAGGTCCATCTCCTAAAAGAGCCACTTAATATTCTGAAATACTTCTGAAATACTTCTTCCATCCTCACTACTGTCTAAAGAGTCAGACAATGATCACATCTCTCTAATGAGCAAAgtgactaataaaaaaaaaaactgaaacagctaGTAGTCCTGTAAGAATAATCATTAATTAACTTTCGTAAAGAGAAACTAATGCATTCGTGATCAACAAAAGTAACTTTGTTTTCCCACAAGTCAAAAATATGTATTGGATTTACGGACTAACTTTATGTATTGTATGTATCTGACTTATGAATGGACATCAGGTTTTGTAATACAACAAATCACCAAAGACATTACAGATATCCTTCCGCTAAATGATGTTTtccaaacatgaaaatgttcacATGTACACATCTGTGAGAAAATAACACGAGGCACTGCAGCAATTTTATCAAAGCTTTATGTTGCGATGAAGCTGGGTCTCATTATTGAATCTTGAGAAGCAGCATTTTTCCGCAACCGaaataaaaaatagacaaaTGACCCCTGCCTGAACTCCAGGAgcatcaaataaaaaactgaacGATTCAAAATACCAAAGGGAGTTCTCACCAAGTGCAAGTTGTATTCATGATTCATGACAGCAGTCACCGGTTAAACTTattcaacagaaacaaagtgCATGTGAGTGAGAGTTGATAGAGAACTGATTAATACGAACTGACTAATGACTGATGATGACGCTTAATATTTTCACCTCACAATATGGTTCTTCGGGAGGGTCAGTCATTTTTATTGACATTATTTTGTCTGCCACGTCTTGGTGAAAAGGTTACAATAATCTTTCATTTCAGTTGTGAGAGTAGATGTAAATATTCCAGCAGTCCTATTGacatcacaaacaaaagcacagaaCAATCATTTAAAAGTACCCAAAGGGCATGTATGTACTGATACATATGGATAATTTATCCATGTATTGATGGCCCTCTCTTTCGGTTTGCTCTGTATCAAACCAAAAAGCCTCATAAGGCAGGAGACAAAGAATCAAGGCAACACCAGATGCGATGTTGAGCCCAGACATGTTTTTGAGAGCGGGCTGCGACAGGGTGAGCGGTCTGCTGTCAAAATATGAGCAGTCataggagagaaaggaagatgaaGCCTGTCTCCTTCTATTCTTCCTCTGGACAATTGGAGGAATTTGAGGAATTGAAAGAATGAAGGTGGCCACAGAATACAAAGAGCAACAagttgaaaattacattttttttccccctttgaaAGAAGACATGACAGCAGAAGGCCGCTCTTAGCATGCAAAGGCTGCTTTAGACTTTCTCTACGGTACAGAGCTGTAATTAACAGGTCATTTGGCCACTTTGTTTTGCAGAAACTCAGCTCAAGGTCAGAACGAGGTAGTGATACATTGATGAGATTTGGGCTGTGAGGCCAGAAAACATAGGCAGTGACCCCGCCCTTACAACACTGAATTATAAATCATGCATGGCTCTCTAGTAGGAAAATCACTATTGAATTGTCTCTTATCAATGACATTATGGGCATCACCTCTTATATTCCTGACttaatatacaatataaaatCATATTCTGTTtcagacagataaacacatcACTTTCAGCATTCTGTAGCTTATTAATATTTGATGTGACTCCAAGATTTCACATCTCTGACAAATAATCTCATGCATACACCTTGTAAGATATTTTTGTCTCTGAATCCacattttttcagaaaataattcaTTCTGTTGGGATGGAAATTAATGTTATGCATTGAGAAGAAGCCGCTAAAAGACACTTTCAATCTGAGACTAACTCCCCATATATACTGTGCAGATACCCAACATGTCTGACATATTCAGGGAACAGAAATAACGAGAGGACTAATTGAAAATGGAAGCAGAATTTATTGTTGCACTGGAACCACTCAGGGCAGAACGGCCGCACACTGTTGGTTTGCGCTGTTGCcctggttcccagcctggggcctttctgcgtggtgtttgcatgttctccctgtgcctgcgtgggtttcctcccaccgtccaaagacatcatgttgtctggtgactctaaattgtctgtaagtctgagtgtgagtgtgagtggttgttggtctctgtctgtctctgtgtgtcggccctgtgatggactggtgacctgtgcatGGTGCACCCggccctcactcagtgtgagctgggattggctccagcatcccccatgacccagaaatggataaggggtagaagatggatggatgaatgaatgaaaccactcaAAACCCACAGAAATCCAAGCTGCCTCAATCTGGGGACTTTAATTTAGTGGTCTCTAATTTGTGTTGATGCAACAAAAGCAGAATCATTCTCATTTTTGCCATCAGGTTTAATACTTTCAATCTACAGCTGTGTGGTAGACTGCAACAGGTTTCAAAAAGCAGAATTTCAAGCATTCTCCCAAAACCCCTTTTGTTACAGAAATAATTTAAAGTGTCCAATATAATCCCACATATCAACTTGCTGAATACTTGGACGGAAACTATTAatgaattcacacacacacacacacacacacacacacaaaaatcacattacTCCTTGTTCTCTAATCATTCCAATAAAACTAAGGCTTCTATTTCCCAGTTGTAAAATAATACATATGTACTATGTGTTTTGTTACACACTTTAaagttttcctttgtctttttttcttctactgtGTACATGCTTTTGTGCCCAGATGAAAATGGCCTCGTAAAAACATCAATTCAGTCCAAGTTGACATGATGCAAACAACAAAGTGGGGAGGCCAGTCTTctcgataaaaaaaaaaaaaaagcaaccacACCATCATTGCTCTTGTTTCTCATGAGGTGGTTCTAAGAGTGTGTCCCACAGATAGATCTGTGCCTTATACCATATGATTGATGTGAGAAGTAGGCCTTGAAGGTTTTAGGAAGTTAGAGTGCCCCTGAGTCAAACTCAAATAGGGGTTTAACGTCCTCTGAcaatctccctctctccatttaTCACTACTTGGCAGCAATCTCTGCTTTCTATCACTGAAAGGTCAGTGACTCAGCGGTGGCATGGGTTGTTTTAAGTTTGCCAGTGTTTTAAGcatccatttaaaaatatacaatgGCATTCCTGCTGGCCAATTAAAAATGGTTTACATGAGCATGGACAATATGCTGCGAACATTGACAGTAATTGTTCTCAGCACACTCAGAAGTGGCAGAGCACAGCTGGGTAGTTATAGTGTGTGATCGATACCTTTTATTGATTGGCTGATTTAATTTCTTCCAGGAAagtgaggagaaaatgaaattttatgcAACGAAAGGAAAAGGCAGTCTGTAGCTTTGCAAAGCAGAATTGTCATGAGAGTTAATTTGTTATGAAAATCCATTTTGGACAAAGTCTTATGATTTAATAATTGTATTCAACTTGCACTGCCGCTTTTGTAGAGAAAGGAGCCAAGATATTCATAAACCTTTCTTTCATATTGGAGGGTAAATAGTTATTCAACCATGGTTCATCATGTGGTTACCGTACAGAATCctgaaaaatgtcacaagaaaatatttcagtgatAGTAAAGTATTTCCAGACACTATTTACTCTTCctattaaaatacatttggaCAGTATAAATGATACATATCTATGGACACCATATCAGCAAGTAAACAACTTTGTTCATCAGTGTTatagttatttatttagtcattaaaaatcaatatttcataaaagACGTGCTAGCCAAACACTGGAGCAGCTTTACTCATAAACACATCTCACCAAAATATACCACCAGGGAATTATTCCTGCCAGTGGCCATCACAATTTATGACGTCGTTTTCCGACACTGTGAATTAGTAACAACTTTGCAATACTTGCATCACTGCTGCACCTTACGAACTTAATACTTCTCTATATATATGGCACTATTTATAGTTTGATATTTCCAACGTGATCCTATTTAATAAAAAGtccattcaatttcattttacattttgcttttttttttcattctatccatgtcaataaataaaatgtaataactCTTGAGTATGTACACATTTccacaaaaatatttctatttccCTTGTAGAGCACCTGTAATGAACCAAAAGAAAGTTTGTAATTAATAATCCGTTAAGAGCAAAAATTAGAAGAGAGGAGCATTTTGatatcttcttttttcctttgttgtttcCTGATATGGTATTGTTTTTGCGACCTGTACCACCAGTCCACTCCACCAACCAACCCCACCTTTTCCATGTCTCCGCAGGTAAGCAGAAGGATGGTGTCTGCGGAGGCAGGAGGGCATAGCTACCTGGTGGCGTGCTGGCAGCCCATCCTAATCTTAATGCTCGGTACCGTCCTTTCTGGCTCCACCACTGGTTGCCCATCTCGATGTGACTGCAACGCTCAGGAGCGTTCAGTCGTCTGCCATCGACGGAGACTGACTGCTCTTCCTGAGGGCATCCCCACAGAAACAAGGCTGCTAGACCTCAGCAAGAACCGTCTGAAATCTCTTGGGCCTGAAGAGTTCATTAATTACcctcagctggaggagctgcaacttaatgaaaatacaatttcaaCCATTGAGCCTGGGGCTTTTAGCAACCTTTTGAACCTCCGAATTCTGGGTTTGCGCAACAACCAGCTGAAGCTCATCCAACTGGGGGTGTTCACCGGCCTGACCAACCTCACCCAGCTGGATATTAGTGAGAACAAAATTGTCATTCTACTCGACTATATGTTCCAGGAGCTGTACAACCTGAGGGCTCTGGAGGTTGGTGACAACGACCTTGTATTCATCTCACCCCGATCATTTCATGGCCTCAGCAACCTTGAGAGCCTCAATATTGAGGGATGCAATTTGGCTTCAGTGCCCACTGATGCTCTTAGTCATCTGCATAACCTGCTGTCACTTCGGTTACGTTATCTCAATGTCACTCTCATTAGGGATTACTCCTTTAAGAGGCTGTATCGCCTGAGAGTGCTGGAGATTTCTCATATGCCTGCCCTGGACACCATGActccaaaatgtttgtttggacTCAACCTCACATCACTGTCAATCACAAACTGTAATCTTACCGCTATCCCCTACCAAGCCATCAGTCACCTGAGATACCTTCGATTTCTCAATCTGTCTTTCAATCCCATTAATACAGTGGAAGGGAACCAGCTATTCAATCTGCAGAAGCTCCTGGCTCTTCATTTGGCAGGTGGAAGATTAGCTGCCATTGAGCCCTACTCTTTCCGAGGGCTCAACCACCTTCGCGTACTCAATGTGTCCAGCAATAGCTTGAGAACCCTGGAGGAGTCTGTCTTTCACTCAGTAGGAAACCTGGAGACTTTGGCTTTGTATGATAATCCACTGGCATGCGATTGTCGCTTGCTCTGGGTCTTCCGTCGGCGGTGGAGGCTCAACTTTAACAGACAGCAGCCCA
This window harbors:
- the LOC115041326 gene encoding leucine-rich repeat and immunoglobulin-like domain-containing nogo receptor-interacting protein 1-B, which codes for MSPQVSRRMVSAEAGGHSYLVACWQPILILMLGTVLSGSTTGCPSRCDCNAQERSVVCHRRRLTALPEGIPTETRLLDLSKNRLKSLGPEEFINYPQLEELQLNENTISTIEPGAFSNLLNLRILGLRNNQLKLIQLGVFTGLTNLTQLDISENKIVILLDYMFQELYNLRALEVGDNDLVFISPRSFHGLSNLESLNIEGCNLASVPTDALSHLHNLLSLRLRYLNVTLIRDYSFKRLYRLRVLEISHMPALDTMTPKCLFGLNLTSLSITNCNLTAIPYQAISHLRYLRFLNLSFNPINTVEGNQLFNLQKLLALHLAGGRLAAIEPYSFRGLNHLRVLNVSSNSLRTLEESVFHSVGNLETLALYDNPLACDCRLLWVFRRRWRLNFNRQQPMCASPEIVQGKEFKDFPDILPSDYFICQKSKIMDYKVQESHVDEGTTVYFACQAEGDPVPVIMWLSPKKEYITTKTVGSRFSVSHEGTLEVRYAQIQDNGTYMCIASNAAGNDTKAAHLFVHSYSPNWPHQPNKTFAFISNQPSDESANVTRATVPFPFDVKTLIIATTMGFISFLGVVLFCLVILFLWSRGKDNTKSSIEVEYVPRKEETEETSPTEAPIQFNMKIM